A stretch of the Pseudobdellovibrionaceae bacterium genome encodes the following:
- a CDS encoding class I SAM-dependent methyltransferase — translation MAETSALDRAFRKLPLKAKTRENLLYGFEISRTLLFTGQMISLPVVEFLSRGKTEATSVDLKLHFEVAFQDLLKLLRTDARHIQLGYYPVDVLEPENPLKFWTRYPRILLDGYRVARRREDKTHHDFDANSESYFGDVPEYYRRNFHFQTDGYLSDHSADLYEHQVEILFSGAADPMRRLLLKPLKEHFGESDGTGLHFLEVGAGTGRLTHFLKLAFPQAKITAMDLSEPYLVKARRSLEGRRGVQFMQGDAADLPFRDETFDAVVSCFLFHELPREEREKVLKEGVRVLKPGGFSGHVDSIQLGDAPELDWGLKQFPVKFHEPFYPNYVQTPLAPMLEAAGLLGVESERGFFSKVVHGVKAAR, via the coding sequence ATGGCTGAAACATCCGCTCTTGATCGCGCCTTTCGCAAACTTCCTTTGAAGGCTAAAACCCGTGAGAATCTGCTCTATGGGTTTGAGATTTCGCGCACGCTTCTTTTCACCGGGCAGATGATTTCGCTACCGGTGGTGGAGTTTCTCTCGCGCGGAAAAACCGAGGCGACCTCGGTCGATCTGAAACTTCATTTCGAAGTCGCCTTTCAAGATCTGCTGAAGCTTCTGCGCACCGATGCCCGCCACATTCAGCTCGGTTATTATCCGGTGGATGTGCTCGAGCCCGAAAACCCGTTGAAATTCTGGACGCGCTATCCGCGGATTCTGCTCGACGGTTACCGCGTGGCCCGTCGGCGCGAGGACAAAACCCATCACGATTTCGACGCGAATTCGGAAAGTTATTTCGGCGACGTGCCCGAATACTATCGCCGCAACTTCCACTTTCAAACCGACGGCTACCTGAGCGACCACAGCGCGGATCTGTACGAACACCAAGTCGAGATCCTGTTTTCGGGCGCGGCGGACCCGATGCGCCGGTTGCTTCTGAAGCCTTTGAAAGAGCACTTCGGCGAAAGCGACGGGACGGGCCTGCACTTTCTGGAGGTCGGTGCGGGGACGGGAAGGCTCACGCACTTTCTGAAGCTCGCTTTTCCCCAGGCGAAGATCACCGCGATGGATTTGTCCGAGCCTTATCTCGTGAAGGCCCGTCGGAGTCTGGAAGGACGGCGGGGCGTGCAGTTCATGCAGGGCGATGCCGCGGATCTGCCGTTCCGCGACGAAACTTTCGATGCGGTCGTTTCGTGCTTTTTGTTCCATGAACTTCCCCGGGAAGAGCGCGAAAAAGTGCTCAAAGAGGGCGTACGCGTTTTGAAGCCCGGCGGTTTCAGCGGGCACGTCGACTCGATCCAGCTGGGCGACGCCCCGGAACTCGATTGGGGACTCAAGCAGTTCCCCGTCAAATTCCACGAGCCGTTCTACCCGAATTATGTGCAGACGCCGCTCGCCCCGATGCTGGAGGCCGCGGGGCTTCTGGGGGTCGAGAGCGAACGCGGTTTCTTCTCGAAAGTCGTCCACGGGGTGAAGGCCGCGCGCTAA
- a CDS encoding tRNA threonylcarbamoyladenosine dehydratase gives MDLVTDPANAPIPESKYVLHRRFDRMGRLVGDASMEKLFRAHVMIVGVGGVGSMAAESLARSGVGRISLVDFDEICITNTNRQLHTLQGLIGRKKSGVMAERLRKINPQATIEDIPEFMSAETSERILSVRPDFVVDAIDNLTAKAHLIVTCRALGLPLISSMGAGSRMDPLAARVVDLSETHTDPMAHQLRKMLRSKHGFPTDGAWGIPAVFSEEVPRDPVELHYDLGQGFKCVCPQGQNDRHSCDRRNVIHGTASFVTAQFGLLQAASVVQAIVGDPKNPWRKGISAC, from the coding sequence ATGGATCTCGTGACCGACCCGGCAAATGCCCCCATCCCCGAATCGAAATACGTGCTGCATCGCCGTTTCGATCGCATGGGGCGTTTGGTCGGCGACGCGTCCATGGAGAAACTCTTCCGCGCGCACGTCATGATCGTCGGCGTGGGGGGCGTGGGGTCCATGGCGGCGGAAAGCCTCGCGCGCTCGGGCGTGGGCCGCATCAGCCTCGTCGACTTCGACGAAATCTGCATCACGAATACGAATCGCCAGCTGCATACGCTGCAAGGCCTCATCGGGCGAAAAAAATCCGGGGTCATGGCCGAGCGTCTGCGCAAAATCAATCCCCAGGCGACGATCGAGGACATTCCTGAATTCATGAGCGCCGAAACCTCCGAACGGATTTTATCCGTGCGCCCGGATTTCGTGGTGGACGCCATCGACAATCTGACCGCGAAGGCGCATCTCATCGTGACCTGTCGCGCGCTGGGACTCCCGCTCATTTCGTCCATGGGGGCGGGTTCGCGTATGGATCCCTTGGCGGCCCGGGTCGTCGATCTGTCCGAAACCCACACCGATCCCATGGCGCACCAATTGCGCAAAATGCTGCGCTCGAAACACGGTTTTCCAACTGATGGCGCGTGGGGGATTCCCGCCGTGTTCTCGGAGGAAGTGCCGCGCGATCCGGTGGAACTTCACTACGATCTGGGGCAAGGTTTCAAGTGCGTCTGTCCGCAGGGGCAAAACGATCGGCATTCTTGCGATCGCCGCAATGTCATTCACGGCACCGCGAGTTTCGTGACCGCGCAGTTCGGGCTTCTGCAGGCCGCTTCGGTCGTCCAGGCGATCGTCGGTGATCCCAAAAATCCCTGGCGGAAGGGAATCTCTGCGTGCTGA
- a CDS encoding TatD family hydrolase yields the protein MKLDPQSALRFGEGWIDSHCHLADPRITDPTDVLKTAAAAGVTGFVMAGVDPDDWERQLALARRHPQCLPVLGLHPYFVADHTLEECETALDQLARRLREAPGFIGEMGLDYRSHLVKDSEARQIEILHAQLELADFHQKPVVLHIVRAHKETRRLFEHFGPPACGGMVHAFSGSATDAEFYLAQGLHLSIGGGLLKPENERLDQVVRLAPLERLLVESDSPDQAPPGYPAGENRPDSILPVAARIAELKGVTRDEVLARSRANLLALLEP from the coding sequence ATGAAACTCGACCCGCAGTCCGCTCTTCGTTTTGGTGAAGGCTGGATCGACAGCCACTGTCATCTGGCCGATCCGCGCATCACCGACCCGACGGACGTCTTGAAAACGGCCGCGGCGGCGGGCGTGACCGGTTTCGTGATGGCCGGAGTCGACCCGGACGATTGGGAGCGCCAGCTCGCCTTGGCCCGTCGCCATCCCCAGTGTCTGCCGGTCCTGGGCCTTCATCCGTATTTCGTCGCGGATCATACGCTCGAAGAATGCGAGACCGCGCTCGATCAGCTCGCGCGTCGCCTGCGCGAAGCGCCGGGCTTCATCGGGGAAATGGGCCTGGATTATCGCAGTCATCTCGTCAAAGACAGCGAGGCCCGGCAAATCGAGATCTTACACGCGCAGCTCGAGCTCGCGGACTTTCACCAAAAGCCCGTCGTTTTGCACATCGTGCGCGCGCACAAAGAGACGCGACGTCTGTTCGAGCATTTCGGTCCGCCGGCTTGCGGGGGGATGGTGCACGCCTTCAGCGGCAGCGCCACGGACGCCGAATTTTATCTCGCGCAGGGGCTGCATCTGTCCATCGGCGGCGGACTCCTAAAGCCCGAGAACGAACGTCTGGATCAGGTCGTGCGTTTGGCCCCGCTGGAGCGGCTTTTGGTCGAATCCGACAGCCCCGATCAGGCGCCGCCGGGTTATCCTGCGGGCGAAAATCGCCCCGATTCGATTTTACCGGTGGCCGCGCGGATCGCCGAGCTCAAAGGCGTGACTCGCGACGAGGTCCTTGCTAGATCCAGGGCGAATCTTCTCGCGCTACTGGAGCCCTGA